GGAGTTAATGGTGGGGCCCATCTTTTCCGGGGCGGTCCACACATCCCCTTCCAGGTGACTGATATAGATGTTGCCATCCCCGAGATCATCTTTATAAATGAAGAGTGTTTGTCCATCAACAGACAGGCCGATCGTGGCTTCATGTCCATCCGTGTTGATATTGGAGCCGATGCTGAGAGGTCTGGACCATTCACCGTTCTCTTTGAAAGAGATCATGATGTCTTCAAAATATTCACCCGTTTCCGTGAGGTTCCCGCCGGTACTGTTGTCACGGCGAGAGGTGAAGATGAGGGTGGTTTCATCGGCCGAGATCACAGGTGCATATTCCGGAAAGGGTGTATTGATCAGGGTTCCCAGTGAGGTGATCGTGATGTTTTGTGGTTTCTTCATCAGCACCTTGGCTTCTTCACACATCTGGAGTTGTCTGCCAATGTCTTTCTTGAGATCGGTATTGTCTTCCGATACGATTTCATTGAACTTCATGAAATAGAAGATCGCACTGTCAATCTGGTTGGTCAGGTGAAATGCATGGGCCAGGTGATATGTTGCATCTTCCGGTGCATTTGTCTCTTTGTAAGTGTCTTCTTTGTACGTCTGGCTGGTATGGGCATTGGCAATGCGGAGATGCGGAACTGCTTTTGCCTTTTCGGTGTAGCCATACAAATAGCAGATACCTGCTTTGTAGTGAATGTTGGCATTGTCCGGTTCGGATTCAAGGATATCCAGGAAGATTGGAAGCGCCATTCCATATTTCTCCTCACTTAAGAGGTTATTTGCATCCGTAAAAAGTTTCTTGTTATCCGGAGGGCTTGTGCGGGCCTGCACGGGCCGTGGAAGAAACAGACCTGAGGCGGTCATCAAACCAACGATCAATACGATCACAGGTAGTTTCAGGCGCGGGGTGGTCATGGATGTGTGCATTGGTTCTCTCTTATTTCTTAATTCTATACTCTTAATTCTTATCTCTTGATCTTCAGGTTTTCAGGAACTTCATCTATTTTAACAACGTTGAATTCCGACTCACCGCCGATGATGATGATCTCGATCCTTCGGTTGAGTGCTCGGCCATCCGGATTATCGGTGCCATCCGGATTGTTATTAATGGCGATGGGTCGGGTGGAGCCATATCCCTGGGCCCTGATACGTGCGCCAAGGATACCTTTCTCCTCCAGGTATTTCTTTACAGATTCGGTTCTTTTCTGAGACAACGTCATGTTAGCAGCATCGGAACCTTTGTTGTCCGTATGTCCTTGCACCGAAATGACGAGTGTTGGATTTTTTTTCAGGAAGCGGTAAAGCTTGTTTAACTCTTTTTCAGAATCCTTGGTGAGCTTGGCGCTGTTGTATTCAAAGTAGAGGTTCTTCAATTCAATCTTATCCTTGATCTCCATGTTGCTGAGACGGATAGGTTTATTAACCTCTTTGTAGGTGCTGTTGGGCGGTACGAATAGGTTTTCGGCATGGGTAAGATAGCCTTGTGCCTCAAACGTGATGGTGTAGTTGTTTCCGGGAGGGAGGATGAACAGGTACTTTCCGGTTTTCTTGTTTGGCTTATAGATGCCCAGTACTTCACCGGTCACATGATCTTTTACCGTGATCTTTGCGTCTTCAGGCACCTCGCCGTTTTCGCCGATTTGCAGTGTGCCTTTCATCACTGTGAGCCCCACTTCCTCATTCTCTGCAAAGTTGATCATGTAGATATCCCTGTCTCCGTAGCTGTCCTCTGCGGCGGATGAATAATAGGCGCGTTTTCCGCTGGGCATCATCACAAAAAAGAGGTCGTCGTTGGTTGTGTTCAGCGGATAACCCATGTTTACAGGTTCTGACCAGGTTTCATCTTCGTTCAAGGTTGTGTAGAATACATCAAAACCACCCATGGATCGTTCACTGTTGGAGCTGAAGTAAAGGGTAGTCCCATCAGCGTGAATGGAAGGACCATCTTCGTCATACTTGGAATTGACAAGTGGTCCGAGGTTTTGTGCCATGCCCCATTGACCGTTGGGGAGTTTCTTTACCATGTAAATATCCAGTCCGCCGTAACCTCCTGGTCTGTCACTTGTGAAGTACAGCCTGCTGCCATCCGGAGAAAGACTGGCATGTGTTTCGGTATATGGTGTGCTCACGGTAGGGCCAAGTTTCTCAGGTGCCGACCAGTTTTCTCCAGTTAATTGGCTGACGTAGATGTTGCCATCTTCATAATCACCTTTATAAATATACAGTCGCTGGCCATCTGCTGAAATACTTAGGGTGGCTTCATGTCCGGAAGTGTTTATCGGCGCTCCGATTCCGATTGGTGCGGACCAGGTTCCGTTCTCTTTCCTTGACACGTAGATATCTTCATAAAAATAACCATCATTGGTCAGCAAACCTCCGGTACTGCCTTCTCTAAGGGAGGTAAATATCATCACCTCTTCATCGGCGGAGATAACCGGACCATATTCGGGATAGGAAGTGTTGATGGTAGATCCGAGGTTCTTGATCTGGATCTTGATAGGATCCTCCAGTAATCTCTTGGCATTTCGACACATCTTTTCCTGGCGATCCACTTCAGGTAAAAGGTCGGGTACCAGCTCCTCAATCAGCGGTTTGAATTTCTCGTAATAGAACAATGCACTGTCCAGTTCATATCCGAGGTGCAGGGAATATGCCATATAGTAATAGGCATCGTCCGGTGCACGACCCTCTTTGAATGACCCCACCTTGTATCGCGATGTGGTACTCTGAACAGCTTTTCTGAAATGGGGGATAGACTTATCCTGATCCGAGGGAGACATGAGATAACACATTCCAACCAGATAGTTGAAGTTGGCATTCTCAGGGTCCGTTTCAAGAACCTTTTCATACAGGGGAAGGGCTTGCTGGTAGTCTCCGTACTCGATAAAGGCTTCAGCCTTGTCAAACCATTCACGCGCTTGTCCCTCATCAGTTTGGGCGAAGGTACATGACACCATGGCCACCAGCACCAAAATTGCCAGGGCTGGTTTGTAGGGAGATGCCATACCTGTTTTATTCATTATTGAAACTGACTTTCAGTGCGCCTAAATCTCCACCAAGGTACAAAAATTAAATGTCCCGGTTTACGTCGAACTGTTCCAGGTAATCGGCCACCCTTCTCACAAACTTACCGCCCAATGCACCATCAACCACACGGTGGTCATATGAATGTGACAAAAACATCATATGCCGTATGCCGATCGTGTCACCTGCCGGTGTTTCAATCACTACAGGTTTCTTTTTAATGATCCCTGTGGCCATGATGGCTACCTGTGGCTGATTGATGATCGGTGTGCCAAATACATTCCCGAAGGTACCAACGTTGGTAACGGTGTAGGTGCCTCCCTGGATTTCATCCGGTTGAAGTTTGTTGTTGCGTGCACGGTTGGCGAGGTCATTCACGGTCTTGGTCAGGCCAAGGAGATTCATGCGATCTGCATTACGCAGCACAGGAACGATGAGGTTACCGCTTGGCAATGCGGCCGCCATTCCGATGTTGATGTTCTTTTTCAGAATGATCTTGCTGCCATCCACCGAAACGTTGATCATCGGAAAATCTTTGATGGCTTTCACGATGGCTTCGATGAACAGGGGCGTGAAGGTCAGTTTCTCTCCCTCACGTTTTTCAAAGGCATTTTTCACTTTATCCCTCCAGAGGACCAGGTTCGTAACATCCGCTTCCACACAGGATGTGACGTGTGGAGAGGTATGTTTGGACATCACCATGTGTTCGGCGATCAGCTTCCGCATGCGATCCATTTCAATAACCTCATCCTGACCGCTTACGGAAGCCGCTGGTGCGGAAACCGGCGCAGGTGCTTCCTGCTTTTCCGGAGAAGCCACCGGTGCTTCCGGTGCAGGTGCTTCTGTTTTGGCGGTTGCCATGCCATTGGCGGATGTGTTCCGGCTTCGTGTGGAAATATAGGCCAGCAGGTCTTTCTTGGTAAGACGGCCATTGTTTCCGGTTCCGGCGATGTTGTCCAGTTCATCCAGGGAAATGCCTTCCATTCTGGCGATATTGCGGACAAGTGGTGAGTAAAAGCGGTCGCCGGATTTGGTCTGAACAGGATATTCCGCCACCGCTACCTCGCTTGGGGCGTGTGATACGATGGCTGGGCGCGGGGCTTGCGGTTCCGGTTGGGACGGGGCAGCTGGTGCGGCGGGAGATGGCTGGGCAACAGCGCTGTCCGAACCGATCATCGCAATAGGCTTGCCTACCTGAACGACATCTCCTTCTTTATATAACTTTTTAGACAGGACGCCTTCGTAAGGAGATGGAATTTCAGAATCTACTTTATCTGTGGCGATCTCCAGAAGCGGTTCATCCAGCTCTACAGTTTCCCCTTCTTCCTTCAACCATTTGGTGATGGTCGCCTCAGCAACACTTTCGCCCATTTTGGGCATGAGTACTTCTACATCTAGCATAACTGAATTCGTTGATTTTTAGCTATGTGCAAAAATAACCGATTATTTGGGAAAACCAATTGACTTGAGTAG
The genomic region above belongs to Flavobacteriales bacterium and contains:
- a CDS encoding PD40 domain-containing protein; protein product: MTTPRLKLPVIVLIVGLMTASGLFLPRPVQARTSPPDNKKLFTDANNLLSEEKYGMALPIFLDILESEPDNANIHYKAGICYLYGYTEKAKAVPHLRIANAHTSQTYKEDTYKETNAPEDATYHLAHAFHLTNQIDSAIFYFMKFNEIVSEDNTDLKKDIGRQLQMCEEAKVLMKKPQNITITSLGTLINTPFPEYAPVISADETTLIFTSRRDNSTGGNLTETGEYFEDIMISFKENGEWSRPLSIGSNINTDGHEATIGLSVDGQTLFIYKDDLGDGNIYISHLEGDVWTAPEKMGPTINS
- a CDS encoding PD40 domain-containing protein produces the protein MNKTGMASPYKPALAILVLVAMVSCTFAQTDEGQAREWFDKAEAFIEYGDYQQALPLYEKVLETDPENANFNYLVGMCYLMSPSDQDKSIPHFRKAVQSTTSRYKVGSFKEGRAPDDAYYYMAYSLHLGYELDSALFYYEKFKPLIEELVPDLLPEVDRQEKMCRNAKRLLEDPIKIQIKNLGSTINTSYPEYGPVISADEEVMIFTSLREGSTGGLLTNDGYFYEDIYVSRKENGTWSAPIGIGAPINTSGHEATLSISADGQRLYIYKGDYEDGNIYVSQLTGENWSAPEKLGPTVSTPYTETHASLSPDGSRLYFTSDRPGGYGGLDIYMVKKLPNGQWGMAQNLGPLVNSKYDEDGPSIHADGTTLYFSSNSERSMGGFDVFYTTLNEDETWSEPVNMGYPLNTTNDDLFFVMMPSGKRAYYSSAAEDSYGDRDIYMINFAENEEVGLTVMKGTLQIGENGEVPEDAKITVKDHVTGEVLGIYKPNKKTGKYLFILPPGNNYTITFEAQGYLTHAENLFVPPNSTYKEVNKPIRLSNMEIKDKIELKNLYFEYNSAKLTKDSEKELNKLYRFLKKNPTLVISVQGHTDNKGSDAANMTLSQKRTESVKKYLEEKGILGARIRAQGYGSTRPIAINNNPDGTDNPDGRALNRRIEIIIIGGESEFNVVKIDEVPENLKIKR
- a CDS encoding 2-oxo acid dehydrogenase subunit E2 yields the protein MLDVEVLMPKMGESVAEATITKWLKEEGETVELDEPLLEIATDKVDSEIPSPYEGVLSKKLYKEGDVVQVGKPIAMIGSDSAVAQPSPAAPAAPSQPEPQAPRPAIVSHAPSEVAVAEYPVQTKSGDRFYSPLVRNIARMEGISLDELDNIAGTGNNGRLTKKDLLAYISTRSRNTSANGMATAKTEAPAPEAPVASPEKQEAPAPVSAPAASVSGQDEVIEMDRMRKLIAEHMVMSKHTSPHVTSCVEADVTNLVLWRDKVKNAFEKREGEKLTFTPLFIEAIVKAIKDFPMINVSVDGSKIILKKNINIGMAAALPSGNLIVPVLRNADRMNLLGLTKTVNDLANRARNNKLQPDEIQGGTYTVTNVGTFGNVFGTPIINQPQVAIMATGIIKKKPVVIETPAGDTIGIRHMMFLSHSYDHRVVDGALGGKFVRRVADYLEQFDVNRDI